In the Paraburkholderia acidisoli genome, one interval contains:
- a CDS encoding MFS transporter, with protein sequence MAAISESPHALALDPPARTTRRVLALCFLTIVTEGYDIGVMGTIVPSMLADPVWKLTPIEVGAMSSAALFGTLFGSYFISVLTDLIGRKRLLIACVTLFSLSMLGAAIAPSPFIFSVMRFIGGLGLGGVISAAAALTVEYSPAARRNLNFAIMYSGYAIGALVSAVIGIAFLGSHGWRFVVALGALPLLGLPLLVKMLPESLAYLMASGKRREADQLAQRLGLSLASLDSVPAEATAKPSLGVVLREVFSHGNAWSTLCLWVAQIAAVLVIYGLGTWLPQLMRKLGYDLGSSLSFLAIFMLSSAIGGILIGRVGDRLGPRKTIVGGYMIGALAICGLAVKGSELTNYVLVALAGLGSIGVAMVQLGYIASFYRPFARASATGWAVGIGRVGAMAGPMLGAWFASSHLDVRLNFVAFAVSGLVAALAIAVCRPRNA encoded by the coding sequence ATGGCGGCCATCTCCGAAAGTCCTCACGCTCTCGCCCTCGACCCGCCCGCGCGCACCACGCGCCGCGTGCTGGCCCTTTGCTTCCTCACGATCGTGACCGAAGGCTATGACATCGGCGTCATGGGCACGATCGTTCCCTCCATGCTCGCCGACCCGGTGTGGAAACTCACGCCGATCGAAGTGGGCGCGATGAGCAGCGCCGCGCTGTTCGGCACGTTGTTCGGCTCGTACTTCATCAGCGTGCTCACCGACCTGATCGGCCGCAAACGTCTGCTGATTGCATGCGTCACGCTGTTTTCGCTTTCCATGCTGGGCGCCGCCATCGCGCCTTCGCCGTTTATCTTCAGCGTGATGCGCTTTATTGGCGGGCTCGGGCTCGGCGGCGTGATTTCCGCGGCGGCGGCACTCACGGTCGAATATTCGCCGGCCGCCAGGCGCAATCTCAACTTCGCCATCATGTATTCGGGCTACGCGATCGGCGCGCTGGTCTCCGCCGTGATCGGCATCGCGTTTCTCGGTTCGCATGGCTGGCGCTTCGTGGTGGCGCTAGGCGCGTTGCCGCTGCTCGGCCTGCCGCTGCTCGTGAAGATGCTGCCCGAGTCGCTCGCCTACCTCATGGCGAGCGGCAAGCGCCGCGAAGCCGATCAACTCGCGCAGCGGCTCGGTTTGTCGCTGGCTTCGCTCGACAGCGTCCCCGCGGAAGCGACTGCCAAGCCTTCGCTGGGCGTGGTGCTGCGCGAGGTGTTCTCGCACGGCAACGCATGGTCGACGCTGTGCCTCTGGGTCGCGCAGATCGCCGCCGTGCTCGTGATCTACGGCCTTGGCACGTGGTTGCCGCAACTGATGCGCAAGCTCGGCTACGACCTCGGCTCCAGCCTCTCGTTCCTCGCGATCTTCATGCTGTCCTCGGCGATCGGCGGCATTCTGATCGGCCGCGTGGGCGACCGGCTCGGGCCGCGCAAAACCATCGTGGGCGGCTACATGATCGGTGCGCTGGCGATCTGCGGGCTCGCCGTGAAGGGCAGCGAACTCACCAACTACGTGCTCGTCGCGCTGGCCGGTCTCGGCAGCATCGGCGTGGCCATGGTGCAGCTCGGCTACATCGCGAGCTTCTACCGGCCGTTCGCCCGCGCCAGCGCGACGGGCTGGGCCGTTGGCATCGGCCGTGTCGGCGCCATGGCCGGCCCGATGCTCGGCGCGTGGTTCGCGTCCTCGCATCTGGACGTGCGCCTGAACTTCGTCGCCTTCGCGGTCTCGGGGCTAGTGGCCGCGCTCGCTATCGCCGTGTGCCGGCCGCGCAACGCGTGA
- a CDS encoding porin, translating to MSSLTISLGLTATPAHAQSSVTLYGLISVGISYSSNAGGKSLTQMTSGPQQPSRWGLKGREELGGGLAAIFDLENGFSITTGSAAQGGRLFGRQAWVGLTDPKLGTLTLGRQYDEMTQQLNWTSSAVQFATYGAHVGDNDNVFNVLRLQNAVRYASPDFAGLSFAGQYAFSNEAGAFSDNSAFSGGVSYRHGPFRFSAAMSQYNHPASTNTSGAIGDSYAFTSPFATSAGGANAAKQRILGVGAGYDFGFAQATLSYTNVLFDYLDSTGLRLNNVEASVTHWITPTLQIGAAYIYTFGESSAAQKPHYNQVNLGVDYFLSKRTDLYLVGLMQRAGGSARYAQIVTTAASSTQSETQVIAGIRTKF from the coding sequence TTGAGCAGTCTGACGATTTCGCTCGGCCTGACGGCAACGCCCGCTCACGCGCAAAGCAGCGTCACGCTGTACGGGCTGATTTCGGTGGGCATCAGCTATTCGTCGAACGCGGGCGGCAAGTCGCTCACACAGATGACGAGCGGCCCGCAGCAACCGTCGCGCTGGGGCCTCAAGGGCCGCGAAGAGCTGGGCGGCGGTCTCGCGGCCATCTTCGATCTGGAGAACGGTTTTTCGATCACCACGGGCAGCGCCGCGCAAGGCGGCCGCCTGTTCGGGCGGCAGGCGTGGGTCGGCCTCACGGACCCGAAGCTCGGCACACTCACGCTCGGGCGGCAGTACGACGAGATGACCCAGCAACTCAACTGGACCTCCTCGGCCGTGCAGTTCGCGACCTATGGCGCGCACGTGGGCGATAACGACAACGTCTTCAACGTGCTGCGACTGCAGAACGCGGTGCGCTACGCTTCGCCGGATTTCGCCGGGCTGTCGTTCGCGGGGCAATACGCGTTCTCGAACGAGGCCGGCGCGTTCAGCGACAACAGTGCCTTCAGCGGCGGCGTGTCGTATCGGCATGGTCCGTTCCGCTTCTCGGCGGCGATGTCGCAATACAACCACCCGGCTTCGACCAACACCTCGGGCGCCATTGGCGATTCGTACGCGTTCACCTCGCCGTTCGCCACCAGCGCGGGCGGCGCCAACGCCGCAAAGCAGCGCATTCTGGGTGTGGGCGCGGGCTACGACTTCGGCTTCGCACAGGCCACGCTTTCGTACACGAACGTGCTGTTCGATTATCTCGACAGCACGGGCCTGCGCCTCAACAACGTGGAGGCGTCGGTCACACATTGGATCACGCCCACGCTGCAGATCGGCGCGGCGTATATCTATACATTCGGCGAGTCGTCGGCGGCGCAAAAGCCACACTACAACCAGGTGAATCTGGGCGTGGACTACTTTCTCAGCAAGCGCACCGACCTCTATCTGGTTGGCCTGATGCAGCGCGCCGGCGGCAGCGCCCGCTATGCGCAGATCGTGACGACCGCCGCTTCGAGCACGCAATCCGAAACGCAGGTGATCGCGGGCATACGCACCAAGTTCTGA
- a CDS encoding TetR/AcrR family transcriptional regulator codes for MPQIKKAVKREAILTAAFNAFSEKGYSATTMTEIARLAGTTVANLYVYFDSKLVILYEIYEPWLIEQLHRLRSEVALLNGPRKKIERILAGIWGDIPAADNAFANSLIDALASAPAGLAKPNNLLVSVENFLTQLLKDALPAERIAALGGDLFAHVIWMAFDGFVINQRIGDHRDIQRITALTTTLLLGEAPRESA; via the coding sequence GTGCCGCAAATCAAAAAAGCCGTCAAGCGGGAAGCCATTTTGACGGCCGCGTTCAACGCCTTCAGCGAAAAGGGCTATTCCGCCACGACGATGACCGAAATCGCGCGCCTCGCGGGCACCACGGTCGCCAATCTGTACGTTTATTTCGACTCCAAGCTCGTGATCCTCTATGAGATCTACGAGCCGTGGTTGATCGAGCAACTGCACCGGTTGCGCAGCGAAGTGGCGCTGCTGAACGGCCCGCGCAAGAAGATCGAACGCATTCTCGCGGGCATCTGGGGCGACATTCCGGCCGCCGACAACGCCTTCGCGAACTCGCTGATCGACGCGCTCGCGAGCGCGCCCGCGGGCCTGGCCAAGCCCAACAACCTGCTGGTCTCGGTCGAGAATTTCCTCACGCAACTGCTCAAGGACGCGCTGCCCGCGGAGCGCATCGCGGCGCTGGGCGGCGACCTGTTCGCGCACGTGATCTGGATGGCGTTCGACGGCTTCGTGATCAACCAGCGCATTGGCGATCACCGCGACATCCAGCGCATCACCGCGCTCACCACCACGCTGCTGCTGGGCGAGGCGCCGCGCGAGTCCGCGTGA
- a CDS encoding porin codes for MKTLHAGFLTISLLGTYASSAFAQSSMTLYGSIDEGIGYVTNAKGSSQTLMGPISVPDQFGFKGSEDLGGGTKAIFQLENGFFSNTGAFASSGVLFSRKAFVGLADNRWGTLTLGKQWDLTDDVLLPNANGAVQYNYFLYHPANVDNDAVTVVNNSVKYASNPWHGVSARAMYGFTDSSTGQGRYVGGALLYKSSALQLGAVYSDTRNKSYAFNTSLGYANFLGQNLAGGVTFKARDTQIFGVAGTYTPNRQWAFHAVVDTVKLATDTDSARATTTELGVDWNVTPFDTVLLGGYRTWFAGKQYTAAGLSNLYHLSVRTMLYAELTVEHAGGGAQAALLSLSPSSSSNQTSVRVGVQHFF; via the coding sequence ATGAAAACGCTACACGCAGGATTCCTGACTATTTCGTTGCTGGGAACTTACGCTTCGAGCGCGTTCGCGCAATCCAGCATGACGCTGTATGGCAGCATCGACGAAGGTATCGGTTACGTCACCAATGCGAAAGGCAGTTCGCAAACCCTGATGGGCCCGATCAGCGTACCGGATCAGTTCGGGTTCAAGGGCTCGGAAGATCTGGGCGGCGGCACGAAAGCCATTTTTCAGCTGGAAAACGGCTTCTTCTCGAACACCGGTGCGTTCGCTTCGTCGGGCGTGCTGTTCAGCCGCAAGGCGTTCGTCGGTCTTGCCGACAACCGTTGGGGCACACTCACGCTCGGCAAGCAGTGGGACCTCACCGACGACGTGCTCTTGCCGAACGCCAACGGCGCGGTGCAGTACAACTACTTTCTCTACCATCCCGCCAATGTCGACAACGACGCAGTGACGGTGGTGAACAACAGCGTGAAGTATGCGAGCAATCCGTGGCACGGGGTCTCCGCACGCGCCATGTACGGCTTCACGGACAGTTCGACGGGACAAGGCCGCTACGTGGGCGGCGCGCTGCTCTACAAGTCGTCGGCACTGCAACTGGGCGCCGTGTACAGCGACACGCGCAACAAGTCGTACGCGTTCAACACGTCGCTCGGCTACGCGAACTTTCTCGGCCAGAACCTCGCGGGCGGCGTGACTTTCAAGGCGCGCGACACGCAGATCTTCGGCGTGGCCGGCACTTACACGCCTAATCGGCAATGGGCGTTTCATGCCGTCGTGGATACGGTGAAACTCGCCACCGACACCGACTCCGCGCGCGCGACCACCACGGAGCTAGGCGTGGACTGGAACGTCACGCCGTTCGACACGGTGCTGCTGGGCGGCTATCGCACGTGGTTCGCGGGCAAGCAATACACCGCGGCCGGCCTCTCGAATCTTTACCATCTTTCGGTGCGCACCATGCTCTACGCCGAGCTGACGGTCGAGCACGCGGGCGGCGGCGCGCAGGCGGCACTGCTCTCCCTCTCGCCTTCGTCGAGCAGCAATCAGACTTCGGTGCGCGTGGGCGTGCAGCACTTCTTTTAA
- a CDS encoding methyl-accepting chemotaxis protein, with the protein MALALTIRQKLTLSFGILIILVLGVSGYSLYALGSDNARFEAFVTGANTRAQLAQQVRTAVDRRAISARDLLFVTAASDIDAEKSNVMKAHANVHERLDKLQALVSQSADADAEERELVGHIADVETQYGPVALAIVKAALEGRHDEAVKLIDEQCRPLLARLIDAANVYETYAERRAQASIDAGGAKYERERVLLIALCVLSLACAALAGALITRGLMRQLGAEPAALGAVSQRVASGDLRVIDGAAHAPAGSVLRSMGDMQGSLVALVGQVRDAAGSIANGAHEIASGNADLSARTEQQAASLQETASSMEELTSTIRMNAGHAQRVSAMALEASSIAGRGNGMVEEIVRTMGDIDTGSNEVAEIVAIIDSIAFQTNILALNAAVEAARAGEQGKGFAVVATEVRSLAQRSSTAAKEIKTLILASVARVRDGVTLANQAGATMTEVTRAIGQVTDLVGEIATASNEQQRGVEQVNTAVAQMDAATQQNAALVEQSAAASRSLADQGEHLTGAIRAFQI; encoded by the coding sequence ATGGCGCTCGCACTCACCATCCGGCAGAAGCTCACACTTTCGTTCGGCATCCTGATCATTCTGGTGCTGGGTGTTTCAGGTTACTCGCTCTATGCGCTCGGCAGCGACAACGCGCGCTTCGAGGCGTTCGTCACGGGGGCGAACACGCGCGCGCAACTGGCGCAGCAGGTCCGCACGGCGGTGGACCGGCGTGCGATTTCGGCGCGCGATCTGCTGTTCGTCACGGCGGCGAGCGATATCGACGCGGAAAAAAGCAACGTCATGAAGGCCCACGCCAACGTGCATGAGCGGCTCGACAAGCTGCAGGCGCTCGTGAGCCAGTCCGCCGACGCGGACGCGGAAGAGCGCGAGCTGGTCGGACATATCGCCGACGTGGAAACGCAGTATGGCCCGGTGGCACTCGCCATCGTCAAGGCGGCACTAGAAGGGCGTCATGACGAGGCGGTCAAGCTCATCGACGAGCAATGCCGCCCGCTGCTCGCCAGGCTGATCGATGCCGCGAACGTGTATGAAACCTATGCGGAGCGCCGCGCACAAGCCAGCATCGACGCGGGCGGCGCGAAGTACGAGCGCGAGCGTGTGCTGCTGATCGCGTTGTGCGTGCTCTCGCTCGCCTGCGCGGCGCTCGCGGGCGCGCTTATCACGCGTGGCCTCATGCGCCAGCTTGGCGCGGAGCCGGCCGCGCTCGGCGCGGTATCGCAGCGCGTGGCCAGCGGCGATCTGCGGGTGATCGACGGCGCGGCGCATGCGCCCGCGGGCAGCGTGCTGCGTTCGATGGGCGACATGCAGGGCAGCCTCGTCGCGCTCGTGGGCCAGGTGCGCGACGCCGCCGGTTCGATCGCGAACGGCGCGCACGAGATTGCCTCGGGCAACGCCGATCTTTCGGCGCGCACGGAACAGCAGGCGGCGTCGTTGCAGGAGACGGCGTCGAGCATGGAAGAACTCACTTCGACCATTCGCATGAACGCGGGCCACGCGCAGCGCGTGAGCGCGATGGCGCTGGAGGCGTCGAGCATCGCCGGTCGCGGCAACGGCATGGTCGAGGAAATCGTGCGCACGATGGGCGACATCGACACGGGTTCGAACGAAGTGGCGGAGATCGTCGCAATCATCGACAGCATCGCGTTCCAGACCAATATTCTCGCGCTCAACGCGGCCGTGGAAGCCGCGCGTGCGGGCGAACAGGGCAAGGGCTTCGCTGTAGTCGCCACCGAAGTGCGCAGCCTCGCGCAGCGCTCGTCCACGGCCGCGAAGGAAATCAAAACGCTGATTCTCGCTTCGGTGGCGCGCGTGCGCGACGGCGTCACGCTCGCTAACCAGGCGGGCGCGACCATGACCGAAGTGACGCGCGCGATCGGTCAGGTCACGGACCTCGTGGGCGAGATCGCCACGGCGTCGAACGAACAACAGCGCGGCGTCGAGCAGGTCAACACGGCCGTCGCGCAGATGGACGCCGCGACGCAGCAAAACGCCGCACTGGTCGAGCAATCGGCGGCCGCTTCGCGCTCGCTCGCCGATCAGGGTGAACACCTGACCGGCGCGATTCGGGCGTTTCAGATCTGA